AAAATAAACCAATTGCATTATGATCAATGAAGCCTGCGATTTTAGTAAGTGACTTTTTTACAGTTTTACACAGTATATTTCTATCGATGTTTTTTCTTACTCTTTATCCAATATCTAATTTGTAAATACGTCTCTTCTAACCAACATTAAAAATTCGTGAAACTTATAGTCCCGATTGTTCAAGAAAAATAAACCAATTGCATTATGATCAATCAGGTCTACGATCCTAGTAAGTGACTTCTTTTCAGTTCTATACAGTATAtttctattaatattttctGTTGTTCTTTATACTAAATCCAATTTGTAGATATGTCTCTATTAACAAACATCAAAAATTCGTGCAACCTATAGTCctaattgtttaataaaaataaaccaatTACCCTATCATCAATTAGACCTACGATTCTAGCAAGTGACTTCTTCTCAGTTCTACACGATATATTTCTATCGATGTTTCTTCTCACTCTATatacaatattcaatttatagATGTGTCACTTTCAACCGACATAAAAAATTCGTGCAACCTATAGTTTCGATAGTTTAAGAAAAATAAATGTATTACATTATTACCAATCTTAACAACTACTACAATCTTAACAAGTGACTTCTTCTTAGTTCAAAGCAGTATATTTCTATTCATGTATTTTTTTACTCTTTATCCAATATCCAAATTATAAATGTGTCTCTTTCAACCAGATTAAAAATTCGTTTAACCTATAGTCTCGACTTAAAGAAAAAATAAACCATTTGCATTATAGTATATGAGGCCTGCGATCATAGCAAGTAACTTCTTCTCAGTTCTACACGATATATTTCTATCGACGTTTTTTCTTGCTCGTTTTTAAAATATCCAATTTATAGATGTATCACTTTCAACCGACATAAAAAATTCATGCAACCTATAGTCTtgattgtttaaaaaaaataaaccaATTAGACTGTGGTTAATCAAGCCTACGATTTTAACAAGTGACTACTTTCTATTTTAACATAGTATATTtccaccgatgttttcttttacTTTTTATCCAATATCCAATTTATAAACAGCTCTTCCAACTAGGATAAAAAATTCGTCCAATCTATAGTCTTGATCGTTAAAAAAAAGGACACTAAACTAATTACATTATGATCAATCAGGTCTACGAATTCTACGATCCTAGCAAAGTGACTTCTTTCCAATTCTACACAGTATATtgcaattaaccctttgcactcgatagGTGAGCCTCAGTCACCATTGAATCGGATTCTAAAAATCGATGTTAATTaatataacaaatttaaaatttcCCAACGCTGCTTGGAAGTAAAATAATTCTCCGTCTTAATTTCTCAACGACTTCTTATTCACCGTTTCAAAAACATCGTCGACTTCATGGCAAAAAACCTTCAAATAACTATTCTTTCataaaaatcgtcgagtgcaaatggttaatcaTTTTTCTCTTTATCCAATACCGAATTTATAGATACGACATTCCCAACGAGCAGCGAAAATTCGTGTAATCTGTCCACATAATTTCCGGAGAAATGATGGAGCAGTTACAGTGGATCCAGAGTGAGACCTACATTCCTCGAAATTCCCGAGCGTAGAGTCACACCGTAATAAACCAGCCGTGATACATACACAAAACGTACATCTTCATTAATCTGCCAAAGCCAAAGCTGACCCACCCTTCTTCTCTGTTCGCAGATACCCCGACGAGTAGCACGCAACGTCAACAGACCACCACGGAATTATTAACGACCCTTCGACAAACGTCCACGTCAACCAGGATCCCGTCGACCTTGCCACCAGCGTCATCGACCAGCTGGAAGACGTTGGCTAGCACTCCTAGCGAGATGACGAAGACGTCGAATCCTGGGACGAGGAAAACGAAGCCACGGGTAACCTTGAAGCTGATGGAGAACGAGACGATGCCGCAGATGTACATGAAAGCTGGCATAACGTCGTACAAGAAGGGCAACATCACTACCAGCGTGCTAGCTCACGGCCTGAGTCTTCAAGGGCTGATTTTCAAGACGCCAGAGGGCACGATAAAGCCTTGGTCCCAGAAGTGGTTCTTCACCGATCCCTCGTCCGAGTTCCAGTGGAAGGTACAGTCGTCACAGCAAGTAAGTTAACGAGTGATGGCTGCTTGCGATGGTACAGGGTGATTCGTGTAAATGGGTCGAGCTTCGCGTTCTTAATCTGTTAACTGGGCTGTCTTATTAGGCAGCGGCTTGCACCGGCAGGGAATTAGAAGCTTCTGGAGACAGAGAGAGTTTTGGTTAGGTCGATTTTGGGTCAAGTAAGTGGAATTATAATGCGATACTCTCACTGCTAGAGGACTTGAGCACGGTGCTGCCATCTGGACGCTGAGTAACTCGTTTTCACGATCTTCTTTTTATTCCACGCATATGGTGTTCTCTGAAAGAGTACAGCTTGCACGTTCTCGTGATATTTTTAGCTTCTTTCATCCAATTTCGTCTCGTGTCGATGTATTTTaatacggtgttatactttTCATGTGACATAACCTCTGAGTTTACTCATGACAgaattattttgtataaaattattattgtttgtggatgaaattgtaTTAGGAAGATACTAGATGCTATAAACTATATTTAGAAATTGCAACAGCTAATTTTGCGAGTGCTAGGTTTTGAGATATTTAGGATTCAAAATGGCGGCTTAAGCGCCTCATTTATTCTTCAATGGCTGCTACGCTAATAACAGATCTCGAGAAGTTTGGCTTCGAAAATATCTCGAATTTGAAATAACTCGCTGACTATTATATTTACAACTGCAATTTTCTcacataaattttcatattatttattagCTTCTTGGAATTTGGAAttttgaaattaagttactcgtaATTCTTTCGTTCAAAACAACATTTCTAACAATCTGAAAATAATTACTGataattcttcttcttttccttttttaatatttagtaaaattatttcgagcgaacaaaattaataatatttaagtcTTCTTTATGAAATGGT
Above is a window of Lasioglossum baleicum unplaced genomic scaffold, iyLasBale1 scaffold2865, whole genome shotgun sequence DNA encoding:
- the LOC143221647 gene encoding uncharacterized protein LOC143221647; this translates as MMEQLQWIQNTPTSSTQRQQTTTELLTTLRQTSTSTRIPSTLPPASSTSWKTLASTPSEMTKTSNPGTRKTKPRVTLKLMENETMPQMYMKAGITSYKKGNITTSVLAHGLSLQGLIFKTPEGTIKPWSQKWFFTDPSSEFQWKVQSSQQGLNQMPIRIYIVLAVFAALASVSISLLLYVQRKATRRQRQSVEEPEVEGHEEDKSTLLGAESQETEEKE